A genome region from Hymenobacter tibetensis includes the following:
- a CDS encoding DUF3857 and transglutaminase domain-containing protein, with translation MLTPVLRQLALLVVLGGVATLPALGQVDPIKFGKPNPEDFLASNFVADSAAEAVVLCDYGRSRFEYIDGDFRVIFDRVTRIKILSKGGYDWATVEVPLYHQNSREEKLTNVRGFTYNLVGKEVTKEKFDATIFREEASSNVTMRKFTLPKVREGSVIEYAYTVVSDFTFNFQDWQFQQTIPVRWSEYRASIPTYFDYKILMQGYEAPTVAEHSEGAMQVTVREGGSFEGGGFNTQRVAASSSTVNVPLKTHRWAIKDVPAFRDEPFMTSSRDYISRIDFELAGIRWEGQPYRAVADSWEKINTDLLADENFGQQLKRGSFLKEQLTPLLAKEKDPAARVAAIHALVRKAVKYDGYDRLYSTSSIRKAYDQHRGTAADVNLLLIAALREAGFQANPVLLSTRNHGIVNQEFMPLLSRFNYVVAHVALPEGKEMLADATEELVPCGMLPTRCLNTTGRLIMPKAADSRWISLTPQQRLTEYHNVQLTLDEKGGYTGKVHSEHSGYAGLRQRGQLSEKGEKKFVEELLKGREGWNIGKYQFNQRDVLDKPLGLDYELTSAGGDAAASMLYLKPLQHFGNTRNPFVHEDRKFPVDFGCALDETLVMTLTLPAGYEVEELPKPTSVALPDNGGRFMFQAQPLGSTIQITSRLSLARPVYSAEEYASLREFYRLVVAKQTEQLVLKKKS, from the coding sequence ATGTTAACACCTGTACTGCGCCAGCTTGCCCTGCTGGTTGTGTTAGGCGGAGTGGCCACATTGCCGGCCCTTGGTCAAGTTGACCCCATCAAGTTCGGCAAGCCCAACCCCGAAGATTTCCTTGCCAGCAATTTTGTAGCCGACAGCGCTGCCGAGGCGGTGGTACTATGCGACTATGGCCGCTCCCGCTTCGAATACATTGATGGCGACTTCCGGGTGATATTCGACCGGGTTACCCGCATCAAGATTTTAAGCAAGGGAGGCTACGACTGGGCGACGGTAGAGGTACCACTTTACCACCAGAATTCACGAGAAGAAAAGCTCACGAACGTGCGCGGCTTCACCTACAACCTGGTAGGCAAGGAGGTGACCAAGGAAAAGTTCGACGCCACTATCTTCCGGGAGGAAGCCAGCTCCAACGTCACGATGCGCAAGTTTACGCTGCCCAAGGTGCGCGAAGGCTCGGTCATCGAATACGCCTACACAGTGGTATCCGACTTCACGTTCAACTTCCAGGACTGGCAATTTCAGCAAACCATTCCGGTGCGGTGGAGCGAGTACCGAGCCTCTATCCCAACATACTTCGATTACAAGATTCTCATGCAGGGCTACGAGGCCCCAACTGTAGCCGAGCATTCGGAAGGCGCCATGCAGGTTACGGTACGCGAAGGCGGCAGTTTTGAAGGGGGCGGCTTCAACACCCAGCGCGTGGCGGCAAGTAGCAGCACGGTAAATGTTCCACTGAAAACGCACCGCTGGGCCATAAAAGATGTGCCGGCATTTCGAGACGAGCCGTTCATGACGTCGTCTCGGGACTACATTTCGCGCATCGACTTCGAGCTGGCTGGCATACGCTGGGAAGGCCAGCCGTACCGCGCCGTCGCCGACAGCTGGGAGAAGATCAACACCGACCTGCTAGCCGACGAGAACTTCGGGCAGCAACTCAAGCGGGGCAGTTTCCTAAAGGAACAGCTTACGCCTCTGTTGGCGAAGGAAAAAGACCCTGCTGCCCGCGTAGCAGCCATTCATGCCCTAGTGCGCAAAGCCGTGAAATACGACGGCTACGACCGACTCTATAGCACGAGCAGCATCCGCAAAGCCTACGACCAACACCGCGGCACCGCCGCCGACGTGAATTTGTTGCTGATTGCCGCTCTGCGCGAAGCTGGTTTTCAAGCCAACCCCGTGCTGCTGAGCACCCGCAACCACGGCATAGTCAACCAGGAGTTTATGCCGCTGCTTTCGCGCTTCAACTACGTGGTGGCCCACGTAGCACTGCCCGAAGGGAAGGAAATGCTGGCCGACGCCACCGAGGAACTAGTTCCTTGCGGCATGCTGCCGACGCGCTGTCTTAACACGACGGGCCGCCTTATTATGCCCAAAGCCGCCGACTCGCGCTGGATTAGCCTAACGCCCCAGCAGCGTCTCACTGAATACCACAATGTTCAGCTCACATTGGATGAGAAGGGTGGTTACACCGGCAAGGTGCACTCCGAGCACAGCGGCTACGCGGGCTTGCGGCAACGCGGCCAGCTAAGCGAGAAAGGCGAAAAGAAATTTGTAGAAGAGCTGCTGAAAGGCCGGGAAGGCTGGAACATTGGCAAATACCAGTTCAACCAGCGCGACGTCCTTGACAAGCCATTGGGCCTCGACTATGAGCTGACGTCGGCAGGAGGTGACGCTGCGGCCAGCATGCTCTACCTGAAACCATTGCAGCACTTCGGCAACACCCGCAACCCGTTTGTACACGAGGACCGCAAGTTTCCGGTGGACTTCGGCTGCGCCCTGGACGAGACATTGGTGATGACCCTGACGCTACCAGCCGGCTACGAAGTGGAAGAACTGCCCAAACCCACTTCCGTTGCGCTGCCCGACAACGGGGGGCGGTTTATGTTCCAGGCGCAGCCGCTCGGTTCTACCATCCAGATTACGAGTCGGCTCAGCTTAGCCCGGCCCGTGTACTCAGCCGAAGAGTATGCTAGCCTGCGCGAATTCTACCGGTTGGTGGTGGCTAAGCAGACCGAGCAACTTGTGTTAAAGAAAAAGTCATGA